From the Gemmatimonadaceae bacterium genome, one window contains:
- a CDS encoding diguanylate cyclase — translation MKQDTLDPARANADVLLWQAPARIAIAMFLGLFELLFQQLDILGGSDLWVAITLVGYVLAIRLLSRRMRETGTAGNLMVAATVLADLAFIFGSTIASSPVAYYERILVLSFFVLHSVESYFGRTHATLTLLAVVVGYLVAVRVGALMLGTPQDPIEEIWSIALFTTAALLLIVQFGNIQRRLEHIVELFEWAEEGDFSRAYDVNTNTNPESITRVGRAYNRVRLQLASMVLTDPLTGCLNRRGLDQVLAREIARAGRTGQQISLIAVDLDHFKKVNDTYGHITGDVVLRELGMLLGQAARSGDMVARTGGEEFSILLPQTGPEGAYRMAVRIWETVRNHAFMVNGTRLKLTVSVGVVTSPGIGGDAVAASLKERADVTLYAAKRGGRDQVREWDDAFATSLTPAHDVPLVSNSGS, via the coding sequence GTGAAACAGGACACACTGGATCCCGCCCGCGCCAACGCGGACGTACTGCTGTGGCAAGCGCCTGCCCGAATCGCGATCGCGATGTTTCTTGGGTTGTTCGAGTTGCTCTTTCAACAACTCGACATCCTCGGTGGCAGCGATCTCTGGGTAGCGATCACCCTGGTCGGTTATGTCCTCGCGATCCGGCTGCTCAGCCGCCGGATGCGCGAAACCGGCACGGCCGGAAACCTCATGGTCGCCGCCACCGTCCTGGCCGACCTCGCGTTCATCTTCGGGTCGACGATCGCGTCCTCACCTGTCGCGTATTACGAGCGAATTCTAGTTCTCTCGTTCTTCGTCCTGCATTCGGTGGAGTCGTATTTCGGCCGCACGCACGCCACGTTGACGCTTCTCGCCGTCGTGGTCGGCTACCTCGTCGCGGTGCGTGTCGGCGCGCTCATGCTCGGCACGCCGCAGGATCCGATCGAAGAGATCTGGTCGATCGCCCTGTTCACCACGGCTGCCCTCCTGCTGATCGTGCAGTTCGGCAATATCCAGCGGCGCCTCGAGCACATCGTGGAGCTGTTCGAGTGGGCCGAAGAGGGCGACTTCAGCCGCGCCTACGACGTGAACACCAACACGAACCCCGAGTCGATCACGCGCGTGGGCCGGGCGTACAACCGGGTGCGCCTCCAGCTGGCCAGCATGGTGCTGACCGATCCGCTCACCGGCTGTCTCAACCGTCGCGGGTTGGACCAGGTGTTGGCGCGCGAGATCGCGCGGGCCGGCCGCACCGGCCAGCAGATCTCGCTCATCGCCGTCGACCTCGATCATTTCAAGAAAGTCAACGACACGTACGGCCACATCACCGGCGACGTCGTGCTGCGCGAGCTCGGGATGCTGCTGGGCCAGGCGGCTCGGTCGGGGGACATGGTGGCGCGCACGGGTGGCGAAGAGTTCTCGATCCTCTTGCCGCAGACAGGGCCCGAGGGCGCCTACCGCATGGCGGTTCGCATTTGGGAGACCGTGCGAAATCACGCGTTCATGGTGAACGGAACGCGGCTCAAGCTGACGGTCAGCGTCGGCGTGGTCACTTCGCCGGGCATCGGCGGCGACGCGGTCGCCGCGAGCCTCAAGGAGCGTGCGGACGTCACGCTCTACGCCGCCAAGCGCGGCGGGCGCGACCAGGTGCGGGAATGGGACGACGCCTTCGCGACGTCACTCACGCCGGCCCACGACGTTCCGCTGGTCTCGAACTCCGGCTCCTAA
- a CDS encoding LLM class flavin-dependent oxidoreductase translates to MRYGYWLPVFGGWLRNVEDEGMAASWDYVRRLAQRSEEIGYDLTLIAELLLNDIKGIKAPSLDAWSTAAALAAVTERLELMVAVRPSFHPPAILAKQAANIDRISNGRLALNVVSAWWKDEARRFGAAFDEHDDRYGRTREWLDVVDGAWREPAFTYHGKFYNHDDIVLEPKPASKPGRPRPTIYAGGESEAAKTLISRQCDAYVMHGDPPERIAPKIADMRARREQASEALGIDLPPMQFGVAAYTIVRDSEAEVRDEIERITNVAAGSPGYENYRDWIANTKLEQQVSLQDYSVSNRGLRAGLVGTPEQVAERTSQFAEAGVDLLLLQCSPQLEEMERFAEEVIAARV, encoded by the coding sequence ATGAGATACGGATACTGGCTTCCCGTCTTCGGCGGCTGGCTTCGCAATGTCGAGGACGAAGGAATGGCGGCGTCGTGGGACTACGTGCGGCGGCTCGCCCAACGCAGTGAGGAAATCGGCTACGATCTCACGCTGATCGCGGAGCTGCTCCTCAACGACATCAAGGGCATCAAAGCGCCGTCGCTCGACGCGTGGTCGACGGCCGCGGCGCTGGCCGCGGTCACGGAGCGCCTCGAGCTGATGGTCGCGGTGCGGCCGTCGTTCCACCCGCCGGCGATTCTCGCCAAGCAGGCCGCGAACATCGATCGCATCTCGAACGGACGTCTCGCCCTCAACGTCGTGTCCGCGTGGTGGAAGGACGAGGCGCGTCGGTTCGGCGCCGCATTCGACGAGCATGACGATCGCTACGGACGCACGCGCGAGTGGTTGGACGTCGTGGATGGCGCGTGGCGTGAGCCGGCGTTCACGTACCACGGCAAGTTCTACAACCACGACGACATCGTGCTCGAGCCGAAACCCGCTTCAAAACCCGGCCGTCCGCGTCCGACGATTTACGCGGGGGGAGAATCCGAAGCGGCGAAAACGCTCATCTCGCGGCAGTGCGACGCGTACGTCATGCACGGCGACCCGCCGGAGCGGATCGCGCCCAAAATCGCCGACATGCGGGCCCGACGTGAGCAGGCCTCCGAGGCCCTCGGCATCGACCTCCCGCCGATGCAGTTCGGCGTCGCCGCGTACACGATCGTCCGCGATTCGGAGGCGGAAGTTCGAGACGAAATCGAGCGCATCACCAACGTGGCCGCGGGATCTCCCGGTTACGAGAACTATCGGGACTGGATCGCGAACACGAAGCTCGAGCAGCAGGTGAGCCTCCAGGATTATTCCGTGTCCAACCGCGGACTGCGGGCCGGGCTGGTCGGAACCCCGGAGCAGGTGGCCGAGCGAACGTCGCAGTTCGCCGAGGCGGGGGTGGACCTGCTTCTTCTCCAGTGCAGTCCCCAACTGGAGGAAATGGAGCGTTTCGCGGAAGAGGTGATAGCGGCGCGGGTCTAG
- a CDS encoding XRE family transcriptional regulator — MARSHALRRPRAVPESVIPKNVLAKEIASILDDQQLTQTEAAYIMRDAPSQISLVVTGKLRGFSTERLIRMLARLGRDIDIVIRPARGKTGKVSVTRR, encoded by the coding sequence GTGGCTAGATCTCATGCGCTGCGCCGCCCTCGGGCGGTCCCCGAATCAGTGATCCCCAAGAATGTCCTCGCTAAGGAAATCGCGAGCATTCTCGATGATCAACAGCTTACGCAGACGGAAGCCGCTTACATCATGCGCGACGCGCCGTCGCAGATCTCCCTCGTCGTGACGGGAAAACTGCGCGGATTCTCGACCGAGCGCCTCATTCGCATGCTCGCTCGGCTTGGCCGCGACATCGATATCGTGATTCGGCCGGCTCGGGGCAAGACGGGCAAGGTCAGCGTTACCCGCCGCTAA
- a CDS encoding ShlB/FhaC/HecB family hemolysin secretion/activation protein — protein sequence MIVLVLSTAAALAFQGSPPPTPPTPPGTPAQQGGRAPACTGRCPGGRSRTPAVRDSTDGDSTDAPNCKGAVITACTNGHHRRQGIRRAVTAELQASAFKDATAKITLLAARAARLRQDSALVAYDATTYERISVGFGFGSIGRDRLLFRHEAAAHVRWQQGKGAWVDVKGARNAAPMLGKEAQVEIDNETNDPDLMGEIPYYPGYEPLWVGGGDVARAQVDETEIVHPIADGAEAYYTYETGDSVSFKLPDGTVIQLRELRVRPRQPKWNLGVGSLWFDTHSGQLVRAAYRLSVPLDIWAVATEDDPKSMDDVPVWVKPLITPMKAEVSAIAVEYSLHEGRFWLPRLRYAEAYAQVSFMKVPVKVEESFKYASVNGKDTIPTIPLAPARFQPPDSLSEDARIAWRDSVRAANRAYARAVRDSIRQGLKKPERRTSQCDTSAYRVSARSRYEGAVPIAMRVPCDTAALSHSPDLPPSIYDEGEEVFDAKDLQDLKAQALSLTAQAPLQFRLRMLPPPTISYGPALMRYNRVEGFSVGASVEQQLGGGYSGSAIGRIGFADFEPNLELSLARSNLTKTIRFTAYNRLVSASDWGHPLTFGSSFSALMFGRDEGFYYRASGIDLTRSLDGTFGGGVQMGWRLFAEQERTAKVKTNFSVDGDDFPANLVAQRGGYAGFSAHIDDQMGLNPEALRLFSSLRFESAIGRGDSAYGRAAFDVTASHGLGRLAGSLALSAGGSVGQLPPQRRWYLGGNATVRGQSPDTAQSGNAFWLTRAELGMNDAGARPTIFADLGWVGDRTKLSQVGRPMSGVGAGVSFLDGLFRFDVARGLYPRKQFRVDLYLESKF from the coding sequence GTGATCGTCCTCGTTCTGAGCACCGCCGCGGCCCTGGCTTTCCAAGGGTCGCCGCCACCGACTCCACCGACGCCGCCGGGGACTCCGGCGCAGCAGGGCGGCCGCGCACCAGCTTGCACGGGACGATGCCCTGGGGGCCGTTCCCGCACACCGGCGGTTCGAGACAGCACGGACGGCGACTCGACGGACGCGCCGAACTGCAAAGGGGCCGTCATCACCGCGTGCACGAACGGCCACCATCGGCGCCAAGGGATTCGGCGCGCGGTCACGGCCGAACTTCAAGCGAGCGCGTTCAAGGACGCGACGGCCAAGATCACTCTCCTCGCCGCGCGCGCGGCGCGGCTCAGGCAGGACTCGGCGCTCGTCGCGTACGACGCGACCACGTACGAGCGCATCTCGGTTGGATTCGGGTTCGGCAGCATTGGACGCGACCGGCTTCTCTTTCGCCACGAGGCCGCGGCGCACGTCCGGTGGCAGCAGGGGAAAGGCGCGTGGGTGGACGTGAAGGGCGCGCGCAACGCCGCGCCGATGCTCGGGAAAGAGGCGCAGGTAGAGATCGACAACGAAACGAACGATCCCGATCTCATGGGAGAAATCCCGTACTACCCGGGATACGAGCCGCTCTGGGTCGGCGGCGGCGACGTCGCGCGCGCACAAGTCGACGAGACGGAGATCGTGCACCCGATCGCAGATGGCGCCGAAGCGTACTACACGTACGAGACCGGCGATTCCGTCAGCTTCAAGCTGCCGGATGGAACGGTGATTCAGCTGCGCGAGCTGCGCGTGCGGCCACGCCAGCCGAAATGGAATCTCGGAGTCGGCTCTCTCTGGTTCGATACGCATTCGGGCCAACTCGTGCGTGCCGCGTATCGGCTCTCGGTGCCTCTCGATATCTGGGCTGTCGCGACCGAGGATGACCCCAAGTCGATGGACGACGTGCCCGTCTGGGTGAAGCCGCTGATCACGCCGATGAAGGCCGAGGTCTCGGCGATTGCCGTCGAGTACAGCCTGCACGAAGGCCGCTTCTGGCTGCCGCGCTTGCGCTACGCCGAGGCCTACGCGCAAGTGAGCTTCATGAAGGTGCCGGTGAAGGTGGAAGAGAGCTTCAAGTATGCGAGCGTGAACGGCAAGGACACGATTCCCACGATTCCTCTCGCGCCGGCGCGCTTTCAGCCGCCCGACTCGCTGAGCGAAGACGCGCGTATCGCGTGGCGCGACTCCGTCCGCGCCGCGAATCGCGCGTACGCTCGCGCGGTGCGCGACTCGATTCGTCAGGGGCTCAAGAAGCCGGAACGTCGCACCTCGCAGTGCGATACGTCGGCGTACCGCGTGTCCGCTAGGAGCCGCTATGAAGGCGCGGTCCCCATAGCGATGCGCGTGCCGTGCGACACGGCCGCCCTCTCTCACTCCCCCGATCTCCCGCCGTCGATCTACGACGAGGGCGAAGAAGTCTTCGACGCGAAGGATTTGCAGGATCTCAAAGCGCAGGCGCTCTCGCTCACCGCGCAGGCTCCGCTTCAGTTCAGACTCCGCATGCTTCCGCCGCCAACCATTTCGTATGGTCCGGCGCTGATGCGCTACAACCGAGTCGAAGGATTTTCGGTCGGCGCATCCGTCGAACAGCAACTTGGCGGCGGCTACAGCGGGTCGGCCATCGGCCGGATCGGATTCGCGGACTTCGAACCGAATTTGGAGTTGTCGCTCGCGCGATCGAATCTCACGAAGACGATTCGATTCACGGCGTACAATCGCCTGGTCTCGGCGAGCGACTGGGGGCATCCGCTCACCTTTGGCAGCTCGTTCTCGGCGCTCATGTTCGGGCGCGACGAAGGGTTCTATTATCGCGCCTCCGGCATCGACCTCACGCGTTCACTGGACGGCACATTCGGTGGTGGCGTGCAGATGGGATGGCGCCTGTTCGCCGAGCAGGAGCGAACCGCGAAGGTCAAAACCAACTTTTCGGTGGATGGCGACGATTTTCCCGCGAACCTCGTCGCTCAGCGCGGCGGCTACGCGGGCTTCTCGGCGCACATCGACGATCAGATGGGACTCAACCCCGAGGCGCTGCGCCTGTTCTCGAGTCTGCGTTTCGAGAGCGCGATCGGACGGGGCGACTCGGCGTACGGCCGTGCCGCCTTCGACGTGACCGCGTCGCACGGACTTGGCCGCCTCGCGGGGTCGCTCGCGCTCTCGGCGGGCGGATCGGTTGGCCAGCTGCCGCCACAGCGCCGCTGGTATCTCGGTGGAAACGCGACCGTACGGGGACAGAGTCCCGACACGGCGCAGAGCGGAAACGCGTTCTGGCTGACGCGCGCCGAGCTTGGTATGAACGACGCCGGCGCCCGACCGACGATCTTCGCGGATCTCGGATGGGTCGGCGATCGCACGAAGCTCAGTCAAGTTGGCCGACCGATGAGCGGCGTCGGGGCGGGCGTGTCGTTTCTCGACGGCCTGTTCAGATTCGACGTCGCGAGAGGCCTGTATCCGCGCAAACAGTTCCGCGTGGACCTTTACCTCGAATCGAAATTCTGA